One genomic window of Terriglobia bacterium includes the following:
- a CDS encoding Hsp20/alpha crystallin family protein, giving the protein MSKSHKRNPYDQVRSTLILEAEEILGRLEVGNWIPNVDICETADAVVVRVELPGIEPADIRITIEGNLLRVQGTKREPAAVRERISYYCLERRYGKFDRHITIDWVVDGARSSATLVDGILTIAIPRIENRRGRIFEIPITSKQQGNRKGTT; this is encoded by the coding sequence ATGTCGAAATCGCACAAGCGAAACCCCTACGATCAAGTCCGATCCACCCTGATTCTCGAAGCGGAGGAAATCCTGGGCCGCCTCGAGGTAGGCAATTGGATTCCCAACGTCGACATCTGCGAGACGGCAGATGCCGTCGTGGTCCGCGTGGAGCTGCCGGGCATTGAACCTGCGGATATCCGGATTACGATAGAGGGCAACTTACTGCGGGTCCAGGGCACGAAACGCGAACCCGCGGCCGTGCGCGAGCGCATTTCCTACTATTGTCTCGAAAGAAGGTATGGAAAGTTCGACCGCCATATCACCATTGACTGGGTTGTGGATGGCGCCCGTTCGAGTGCCACCCTGGTCGACGGCATCCTTACCATCGCGATTCCGAGGATCGAGAATCGGCGGGGCAGGATTTTCGAGATTCCGATTACGAGTAAGCAACAGGGAAACAGAAAGGGGACAACCTGA
- the lon gene encoding endopeptidase La, whose product MKEAGAAQDEQLQIPEQLPVLPLRDVVTFPYMILPLLVSLDKAIHAVDQALTQNRMILLLTQRDQEAESPTPEEMYDIGTVGMVIRMLKMPDQGVRVLVQGVARARVEGWAEGLSFLQAKVKVLEEVTPETAGLEIEALTRNVREALEKAASLGKNIAPEIIAISSNMSDPGRLADLVASNLTLKIDDAQAVLSILDPARRLRRINELLTREVELLTVQQQINIQAKDEIEKGQREYFLRQQLKAIQSELGEGNEVAEEVARYLKKADEIKMSKEARDEFDVQVHRLERMNPESAETATLRTYLDWMVGLPWSFQTEDNLNLRKARKILNEDHYGLEKIKERILEHLAVRKIKKTTKGPILCFVGPPGTGKTSLGKSIARALGRKFVRLSLGGMHDEAEIRGHRRTYVGALPGRIIQSLHQAGTRNPVFMMDEVDKIGADFRGDPSSALLEVLDPEQNDSFRDNYLGVPFDLSDVLFVTTANVLDTIQPAFRDRMEIIALSGYTESEKLQIAKRHLIPKQLEAHGLGPDGVIFPDNVLVRMIRGYTREAGLRNLEREVAAICRKVAMKFAMGNRKCVLLNTANLHRYLGSQRILPGEHLAHNQVGVATGLAWTPFGGEILYVEAQAMAGKGSLILTGQMGDVMKESAQAAMSYTRAHAAKYGIPQDFFSAHDFHIHIPEGSIPKDGPSAGVTLTSALISACTGRPLNKSIAMTGEITLSGNVLPVGGIKEKVLAAHREQVSTVILPRPNKKDLEEIPKEVRRDLQVILVDRLTEVLQRAFV is encoded by the coding sequence ATGAAGGAGGCGGGTGCCGCGCAGGACGAGCAGCTCCAGATTCCGGAGCAACTGCCGGTGCTCCCTTTGCGGGATGTCGTTACGTTTCCGTACATGATCCTGCCGCTGCTGGTATCCTTGGACAAAGCCATTCACGCCGTGGATCAAGCGCTGACCCAGAATCGCATGATTCTACTTTTAACCCAGCGCGATCAGGAGGCAGAGAGCCCGACGCCGGAGGAGATGTACGACATCGGGACCGTGGGCATGGTGATCCGTATGCTCAAGATGCCGGATCAGGGTGTGCGGGTCCTGGTCCAGGGTGTCGCCCGCGCACGGGTGGAGGGTTGGGCCGAGGGCTTATCCTTTCTGCAGGCGAAGGTGAAGGTACTGGAGGAGGTAACTCCCGAGACCGCCGGTCTCGAGATCGAAGCGCTCACCCGCAATGTCAGAGAAGCCCTGGAAAAGGCGGCCTCGCTTGGGAAAAACATAGCGCCCGAGATCATTGCCATCTCCTCAAATATGAGTGATCCCGGCCGACTGGCCGACCTAGTCGCATCCAACCTGACGCTCAAGATCGACGATGCCCAGGCTGTTCTTTCCATCCTTGATCCGGCGCGGCGTCTGCGCCGCATCAATGAGCTGCTCACCCGCGAGGTCGAGCTCCTTACGGTCCAGCAGCAGATCAACATCCAGGCAAAGGACGAAATCGAAAAGGGCCAGCGGGAGTATTTCCTGCGCCAACAGCTCAAAGCGATCCAGAGCGAGCTGGGTGAAGGAAACGAGGTGGCCGAGGAAGTCGCTCGCTACCTGAAGAAGGCCGATGAGATCAAGATGTCCAAGGAAGCGCGCGATGAATTCGACGTCCAGGTGCACAGGCTCGAGCGCATGAATCCCGAGTCTGCCGAAACCGCGACGCTGCGCACCTACCTGGACTGGATGGTCGGCCTGCCCTGGAGTTTCCAGACAGAGGACAACCTCAATCTGCGCAAGGCGCGCAAGATCCTGAACGAGGACCATTACGGCCTCGAGAAGATCAAGGAGCGGATCCTCGAACATCTGGCCGTGCGCAAGATCAAAAAAACCACCAAGGGGCCGATCCTGTGTTTTGTCGGGCCCCCCGGAACCGGGAAGACCTCATTGGGCAAATCGATTGCGCGCGCATTGGGGAGGAAATTTGTGCGCCTGAGTCTCGGCGGCATGCACGACGAAGCCGAAATCCGGGGCCACCGGCGCACTTATGTGGGGGCATTGCCCGGCCGGATCATCCAGAGTCTGCACCAGGCCGGAACCAGAAACCCGGTCTTCATGATGGACGAGGTGGACAAGATCGGTGCCGACTTTCGCGGCGATCCATCCTCCGCCCTGCTGGAGGTCCTGGATCCGGAGCAGAACGATTCGTTCCGGGACAACTATCTTGGCGTTCCCTTCGATCTCTCGGATGTGCTGTTCGTCACCACGGCCAATGTTCTCGACACTATCCAGCCCGCCTTCCGTGACCGCATGGAGATCATCGCGCTTTCGGGCTATACGGAATCGGAGAAACTCCAGATCGCGAAGCGGCACCTGATCCCGAAGCAACTGGAGGCGCACGGCCTGGGGCCGGACGGCGTCATTTTCCCGGACAACGTCCTCGTCAGGATGATCCGCGGCTATACGCGGGAGGCCGGCTTGCGCAACCTCGAGCGCGAGGTCGCGGCGATCTGCAGGAAAGTGGCCATGAAGTTTGCCATGGGCAACCGCAAGTGCGTGCTTCTGAACACCGCCAACCTCCATCGATATTTAGGCTCGCAGCGGATCCTGCCGGGTGAGCACCTGGCGCACAATCAGGTGGGAGTTGCGACCGGCCTCGCCTGGACTCCGTTCGGGGGCGAGATTCTGTACGTCGAGGCTCAGGCGATGGCGGGCAAGGGATCGCTGATTCTGACCGGCCAGATGGGGGACGTGATGAAAGAATCGGCACAGGCCGCCATGAGTTACACGCGAGCCCACGCAGCCAAATACGGTATTCCGCAGGATTTCTTCTCGGCGCATGATTTCCACATTCACATTCCGGAGGGTTCGATCCCGAAGGATGGACCCTCGGCCGGTGTCACCCTGACTTCTGCTCTGATTTCCGCTTGCACCGGTCGCCCGCTGAACAAATCCATTGCCATGACGGGGGAGATCACCTTGAGTGGAAACGTTCTTCCGGTCGGGGGGATCAAGGAGAAAGTTCTTGCTGCTCATCGAGAACAAGTCAGCACCGTGATTCTGCCACGCCCCAATAAAAAGGATCTGGAGGAGATTCCCAAAGAGGTGCGGCGGGACCTCCAGGTGATTCTTGTGGATCGATTGACCGAAGTGCTGCAACGTGCTTTTGTCTGA
- the thiL gene encoding thiamine-phosphate kinase produces the protein MAKQPVPKLDENRIVRLLRRRFGADRAPLIKGIGDDAAVWHPRGSREYWIVTTDMLLEGVDFRGSWLTPAQLGHKSLAVNLSDLAAMGARPRFFTVALALPTDVTERWIGAYYRGMSKLARQHSAVLIGGDLSRSPLGIQVTITAIGETSRRRPIYRSGGRPGDVLFVTGILGKAAAGLALLLRGHTRGKSISERSALKAQRTPDPRCEVGSWLARSGFVHCMMDLSDGLSMDLPRLCEASGVGAEIFGEQIPIYPDASRWRCDPLELALHGGEDFELLFAVSAGKAEDLEKAYPSGFPALSRIGRLRRKSGIVWTPCSGATPRPLIPEGFDHFRR, from the coding sequence GTGGCAAAACAGCCAGTCCCAAAGCTGGACGAGAACCGCATTGTGCGCCTGCTCCGGAGGCGCTTCGGGGCCGACCGCGCTCCGCTCATCAAAGGGATCGGCGATGACGCCGCTGTTTGGCACCCGCGGGGCTCACGAGAGTACTGGATCGTCACCACGGACATGCTGCTGGAGGGGGTGGACTTTCGCGGCAGCTGGCTTACCCCTGCTCAGCTTGGGCACAAATCCCTGGCCGTCAACTTGAGCGATCTCGCGGCCATGGGCGCCAGGCCGCGCTTCTTTACGGTGGCGCTGGCCCTGCCCACGGATGTGACGGAACGATGGATCGGGGCCTATTATCGAGGCATGTCCAAGCTTGCCCGCCAGCACAGCGCGGTGTTGATCGGCGGGGATCTCTCGCGCTCCCCTCTCGGCATTCAGGTCACGATCACCGCAATCGGTGAGACGTCCCGCCGAAGACCCATCTACCGATCCGGTGGCCGCCCCGGCGACGTCCTCTTCGTAACGGGGATCCTGGGTAAAGCGGCAGCCGGCCTGGCCCTTTTGCTCCGGGGCCATACTCGAGGCAAGAGCATTTCCGAGCGCAGTGCGCTGAAAGCGCAGCGGACACCCGATCCCCGCTGTGAGGTGGGTAGCTGGCTGGCACGCAGCGGCTTTGTTCACTGCATGATGGATCTCAGCGACGGATTGTCGATGGATCTGCCTCGCCTGTGCGAGGCCTCCGGCGTCGGCGCTGAGATCTTCGGAGAGCAAATCCCAATCTACCCGGATGCGTCCAGGTGGCGGTGCGATCCTCTGGAACTTGCGCTCCATGGCGGCGAGGACTTCGAGCTTCTCTTCGCCGTCTCCGCCGGCAAAGCGGAAGACCTCGAGAAGGCGTATCCATCCGGGTTCCCAGCACTCAGCCGCATCGGGCGCTTGCGCCGGAAATCCGGTATAGTTTGGACGCCGTGCTCGGGCGCTACTCCGCGCCCACTCATACCCGAAGGATTCGACCACTTTCGCCGCTGA
- a CDS encoding DUF2062 domain-containing protein has protein sequence MGLKRIERHVRKMLALKETSERLALAFALGVFLALTPFVGLHTVLAFAIAFLFGLNRVAVLVGLFVNNPWTIVPYYTIATYFGGHLIGFPKGESLRFFHWSQLWHGNFWVQLGHHWRLLMPLALGSTILAVLGAGLSYPLALYAIKRARAALGWQPARENPAEFPSSC, from the coding sequence ATGGGTTTAAAGCGGATAGAGAGGCATGTACGGAAGATGCTGGCGCTCAAAGAAACATCCGAGCGCCTGGCTTTGGCATTTGCTCTCGGGGTTTTCCTGGCACTCACCCCCTTTGTGGGCCTGCACACCGTGTTGGCATTTGCGATCGCATTTCTGTTTGGGTTGAACCGCGTCGCCGTTTTGGTTGGATTGTTTGTCAACAATCCATGGACCATCGTGCCTTACTATACGATCGCCACCTATTTCGGGGGCCATTTGATCGGATTTCCCAAGGGGGAGTCGCTGCGATTCTTTCACTGGTCACAGCTCTGGCACGGCAACTTCTGGGTGCAGCTGGGACACCACTGGCGGCTGCTCATGCCGTTGGCGCTCGGCTCCACAATCCTCGCGGTACTGGGCGCCGGGCTCTCCTATCCGCTGGCTCTCTATGCGATCAAGCGGGCCAGGGCTGCGCTGGGTTGGCAACCCGCCCGTGAGAATCCCGCCGAGTTCCCCTCTTCTTGTTGA
- the rnc gene encoding ribonuclease III: MTEDAASAAESLTELEDLLGRPFQDKSLLQRALTHRSFVNEQEGQGLRHNESLEFLGDAVLGFVISARIFDRFPDSSEGELSKIKAYLVSAANLVHLAEKIRLGEFLLLSRGEEKTGGRNKRAILVDAYEALLGAIYLDGGVEAAAGFLERQIGNILLALDLHQLTYGDFKSALQEQLHNMGRPEPVYQVVDEIGPDHRKVFVIEVVVGHDVVARSSGRTKKEAQQEAARMALENLKVVMGDES, from the coding sequence ATGACTGAAGACGCGGCATCCGCAGCAGAGTCCCTCACTGAGCTCGAAGACCTCCTGGGTCGTCCATTCCAGGACAAGTCACTTCTCCAGCGCGCCCTGACGCACCGATCCTTCGTCAATGAGCAGGAAGGCCAGGGGCTCCGTCACAACGAATCCTTGGAGTTTCTGGGCGATGCGGTGCTCGGATTCGTGATCAGCGCGCGGATCTTCGACCGTTTTCCCGATTCCAGCGAAGGCGAACTCAGCAAGATCAAGGCTTACCTGGTGAGCGCCGCAAATCTGGTGCACCTTGCTGAAAAAATCCGCCTGGGCGAGTTCCTCCTCCTCAGCCGGGGCGAGGAGAAAACCGGGGGGCGCAATAAGCGGGCGATCCTCGTGGACGCCTATGAAGCGCTTCTTGGCGCCATTTACCTGGATGGCGGCGTCGAGGCTGCCGCAGGCTTTCTGGAGCGGCAAATAGGGAATATTCTTCTTGCACTGGACTTGCACCAGTTGACCTATGGCGACTTCAAATCCGCCCTCCAGGAACAACTTCACAACATGGGCAGGCCTGAGCCGGTTTATCAGGTCGTCGATGAAATCGGGCCGGATCACAGGAAGGTTTTCGTCATCGAGGTGGTCGTCGGCCACGATGTCGTCGCGCGCTCTTCCGGGCGCACCAAAAAGGAAGCGCAGCAAGAGGCGGCGCGGATGGCGCTCGAAAATCTGAAAGTGGTCATGGGTGATGAGTCATGA
- a CDS encoding DnaJ domain-containing protein produces the protein MFHLKLVETLLELHRTQRSCVVRLERGTTKKQLVFSRGALIFAESNLAQEHLAQVLMKLNLLPRKDLHKVSSLMRSGKSCDEAVVLTTGLDDKRLAEGVHEQAVMILASLFAWSACDLRLFDGDGLIRRRCRLALPVPQALVEAARRSVKDRSVPPSCQLGSGLINTDPAAGARASFPLNGAEAYAYAQVEGATPISHLLPMLPPGEAKPEELLQRLLLLGLLRLEAAMPERSSSAGGAQQEQLSEQVDELLRRFEVANLYEILSLPSDAREADIKTAYHEMARLYHPDRFESKEYSSDFRTRVEKLFTYITGAYTTLSDTVARANYDETRMKKESQVEATLQGRAAVDSDKEKMAETLFRAGRTSLKNREFEKAVSQLRECVWLRPDTARYHHLLGVAQVEIAALRKEAEQHLLKAIELEHMNPDTYLQLGKLYLKVNLPKRAEAQFLEVLHWDPENSEALNMLQALDKNK, from the coding sequence GTGTTCCATCTGAAGCTCGTAGAAACCTTGCTGGAACTGCACAGAACGCAGCGCAGCTGCGTGGTGCGGCTCGAACGCGGCACCACAAAAAAGCAGCTGGTGTTCTCCCGCGGAGCCCTCATCTTTGCCGAAAGCAACCTTGCGCAGGAGCATCTGGCCCAGGTATTGATGAAGTTGAACCTGCTCCCCCGGAAGGATCTGCACAAGGTCTCCTCATTGATGAGGAGCGGAAAGAGCTGCGACGAGGCGGTCGTTCTCACCACCGGTCTCGATGACAAACGGCTGGCAGAAGGAGTGCACGAGCAGGCAGTGATGATCCTGGCCTCATTGTTTGCCTGGTCGGCATGCGACCTCCGGCTTTTTGACGGGGACGGATTGATTCGCCGGCGCTGTCGGTTGGCACTGCCGGTGCCGCAAGCGCTGGTCGAGGCTGCCCGACGGTCGGTCAAAGATCGCAGCGTCCCGCCCTCCTGCCAATTGGGATCAGGGCTGATCAACACTGATCCTGCCGCCGGCGCGCGCGCGAGCTTCCCGCTGAATGGGGCGGAAGCATACGCCTATGCACAGGTAGAGGGGGCGACTCCCATTTCGCATCTTCTCCCGATGCTTCCGCCGGGCGAAGCCAAGCCGGAGGAATTGCTTCAACGTCTGCTCCTCCTGGGTCTGCTGCGGCTGGAAGCCGCGATGCCGGAACGGTCTTCTTCGGCAGGCGGCGCGCAGCAGGAACAGCTCTCCGAACAGGTGGACGAGTTGTTGCGCCGCTTCGAGGTAGCGAACCTCTATGAGATCCTCTCGCTTCCCAGCGATGCACGTGAGGCCGACATTAAGACGGCTTATCATGAAATGGCCCGGCTCTATCATCCCGATCGCTTCGAATCCAAGGAATACAGCTCCGATTTCCGCACCCGCGTGGAGAAGCTCTTCACTTACATCACGGGGGCCTACACGACGCTCAGCGATACGGTCGCGCGGGCAAATTACGATGAGACGCGCATGAAAAAGGAAAGCCAGGTGGAAGCGACCCTTCAGGGTCGCGCCGCGGTGGATTCTGACAAGGAAAAGATGGCTGAAACCCTCTTCCGCGCCGGGCGCACTTCCCTGAAGAACAGGGAGTTCGAGAAAGCCGTGAGCCAGCTCCGGGAGTGTGTGTGGCTGCGCCCAGACACGGCCCGTTACCATCATCTCCTGGGCGTGGCTCAGGTCGAAATCGCCGCCCTCCGGAAGGAGGCCGAACAGCATTTGCTCAAAGCCATTGAACTGGAGCACATGAATCCGGACACCTATCTGCAACTCGGGAAGCTCTATCTGAAGGTGAACCTGCCCAAGCGGGCGGAAGCGCAGTTCCTGGAAGTACTGCACTGGGATCCTGAAAACTCAGAAGCCCTGAATATGCTGCAGGCGCTCGACAAGAACAAATAA
- a CDS encoding CPBP family intramembrane metalloprotease produces MNTNEDLQVAPHSAPSKSWVDRIQALFEVLLLAGLVSGLLAELPFAVSALGLERLLGNIRLMSAYLLLEAAISFLFLFLVMRAHGETLQGFGLSWVRWRSNVLIGLAIVPVLFVLNIVVSTIFQAFFPQYFQERNPLMELIRSPQDLIILIGTALIAGGVKEELQRAFILRRFQVYLGGANLGLILWSVAFGLGHSLQGTQGMFVAGLFGMIFGIVYLARNSLVAPIVAHGAYDTIALLGYWMFTAHK; encoded by the coding sequence ATGAATACGAACGAGGATCTCCAGGTTGCGCCTCACTCTGCGCCTTCAAAGAGCTGGGTGGATCGGATTCAGGCCCTGTTCGAAGTGCTGCTGCTGGCCGGCCTGGTTTCGGGGTTGCTCGCTGAGCTGCCGTTCGCCGTCAGCGCCCTCGGGCTGGAGCGCCTGCTGGGCAATATCCGCCTGATGTCGGCATACTTGTTGCTGGAAGCGGCTATCTCGTTCCTCTTTCTGTTCCTGGTAATGAGAGCACACGGTGAGACGCTCCAGGGATTCGGCCTGTCTTGGGTGCGCTGGCGATCCAACGTGCTCATCGGCTTGGCGATTGTTCCCGTGCTGTTTGTCCTGAACATTGTTGTTTCGACAATCTTCCAGGCCTTCTTCCCCCAGTATTTTCAGGAACGCAACCCGCTCATGGAGCTGATACGCTCTCCCCAGGACCTGATTATTCTCATCGGGACTGCCCTGATTGCCGGGGGCGTCAAGGAGGAACTCCAACGCGCCTTTATCCTGAGGCGTTTCCAGGTTTATCTGGGTGGGGCCAATCTCGGGCTGATACTTTGGAGTGTCGCTTTCGGCCTCGGACACTCCCTACAGGGAACGCAGGGAATGTTCGTTGCCGGGCTGTTCGGAATGATCTTTGGCATTGTCTATCTGGCGCGCAACAGTCTGGTCGCGCCGATAGTGGCACACGGCGCCTACGACACCATCGCCCTGCTCGGCTACTGGATGTTCACTGCGCACAAGTAG
- the serS gene encoding serine--tRNA ligase: MLDKNFVRENLQSVRERLSARGGDFPLEELVAVDAEWRGILLRIEDLRRQRNEASEQIGKLKREGRDTAAEQARVKESGAEIKSLEDQARSLEERLNSVLHTIPNLPHASVPTGHDENDNLEVRRWGTPPEFDFTPLDHVDLGSKLGILDLDRAAKIAGARFSLLLGTGAQLERALINFMLEVHTRAHGYREVCPPFMVNSASLFGTGNLPKFAQDLFKIEGTDYYLIPTAEVPVTNIYQGEVLDGSTLPHKFVSYTPCFRSEAGSYGKDTRGLIRQHQFDKVELVKFAHPSRSYDELESLTRDAEEILQRLGLHYRVVVLCTADMGFSSAKTYDIEVWLPSQNRFREISSCSNFEAFQARRANIRFRDETGKRQFVHTLNGSGLAIGRTWLAILENCQQQDGSVVIPEALRPYMNGMARIGRD, encoded by the coding sequence ATGCTGGACAAGAATTTCGTGCGCGAAAACCTGCAATCGGTCCGGGAGCGCCTGTCGGCCCGCGGCGGCGACTTCCCGCTGGAAGAGTTGGTCGCGGTGGACGCGGAGTGGCGCGGGATTCTCTTGCGCATCGAGGATCTGCGGCGCCAGCGTAATGAGGCCTCCGAGCAGATCGGCAAGTTGAAGCGGGAGGGGCGGGATACCGCCGCCGAGCAGGCGCGCGTCAAGGAAAGCGGTGCTGAGATCAAGTCGCTGGAAGATCAGGCACGATCGTTGGAAGAGCGTTTGAATTCCGTGTTGCACACCATCCCCAACCTGCCGCATGCCTCAGTCCCCACCGGCCACGATGAGAATGACAACCTGGAGGTGCGGCGTTGGGGCACCCCACCCGAGTTCGATTTCACGCCCCTCGATCACGTCGATCTCGGCTCGAAGCTGGGCATCCTGGATCTGGATCGCGCCGCAAAGATCGCAGGAGCTCGCTTCTCGCTGCTGCTGGGAACGGGAGCGCAATTGGAGCGTGCGCTCATCAACTTCATGCTCGAAGTGCACACTCGCGCGCACGGTTACCGGGAAGTCTGTCCGCCGTTCATGGTTAACTCGGCCAGCCTTTTCGGCACGGGAAATCTGCCCAAGTTTGCTCAGGATCTGTTCAAGATCGAAGGCACGGACTACTATCTCATCCCCACCGCGGAGGTGCCCGTCACCAACATCTACCAGGGCGAGGTTCTCGATGGCTCCACGCTGCCGCACAAGTTCGTATCCTATACGCCGTGTTTCCGAAGTGAGGCCGGCTCCTACGGCAAGGACACGCGCGGGCTGATACGACAGCATCAGTTCGACAAAGTCGAGCTGGTGAAATTTGCTCACCCGTCACGCTCCTACGACGAGCTGGAGTCGCTCACGCGCGATGCCGAGGAGATCCTGCAGCGCCTGGGCCTTCACTACCGGGTGGTCGTTTTGTGCACCGCCGACATGGGCTTTTCGAGCGCGAAAACCTACGATATCGAAGTCTGGCTCCCCAGCCAGAACCGGTTCCGCGAAATTTCATCCTGCAGCAATTTCGAGGCCTTTCAGGCTCGCCGCGCCAACATCCGCTTCCGGGACGAGACCGGCAAGCGCCAGTTCGTGCACACGCTGAATGGGTCAGGCCTGGCAATCGGCAGGACCTGGCTGGCGATCCTGGAAAACTGCCAGCAGCAGGATGGTTCGGTCGTGATCCCCGAAGCTCTGCGCCCCTATATGAACGGAATGGCAAGAATCGGAAGGGATTGA
- the galU gene encoding UTP--glucose-1-phosphate uridylyltransferase GalU — translation MSKLRRAVFPAAGLGTRFLPATKAQPKEMLVLVDKPIIQYAVEEAVASGLDNLIIITGRGKNAIEDHFDVSFELERTLEDRGKSDLLRLVRAVSDMVHIAYVRQKEALGLGHAILMARDLVQGEPFAVLLGDDIIDADEPCIGQMIKIYERHHASVVAIMEVPREEVFRYGIIDGVPLASGDGRVHEVKNMVEKPRVEDSPSNLAIIGRYILTPAIFDLLEKTERGAGGEIQLTDGLRDLLGKEPIFAYKFRGKRYDAGEKLGFLKTTVEFALKNAELGPAFRSYLKSLNLNEL, via the coding sequence ATGAGCAAGCTTCGCAGAGCAGTGTTCCCGGCCGCGGGATTGGGCACCAGGTTTCTTCCGGCGACGAAAGCGCAGCCGAAGGAGATGCTCGTTCTTGTAGACAAGCCCATAATCCAGTATGCGGTCGAAGAAGCCGTTGCTTCCGGCCTGGACAACCTGATTATCATCACCGGGCGCGGGAAAAATGCCATCGAGGATCATTTCGATGTCTCCTTCGAGCTCGAGCGCACCCTGGAAGATCGCGGCAAATCGGATTTGTTGCGCCTGGTCCGCGCCGTTTCGGACATGGTGCACATCGCCTACGTGCGTCAGAAAGAAGCTCTCGGGCTGGGCCACGCGATCCTGATGGCGCGCGACCTGGTGCAGGGGGAACCCTTCGCCGTTCTGCTGGGCGACGACATTATCGATGCCGACGAGCCGTGCATAGGACAAATGATCAAGATCTACGAGCGGCATCATGCGAGCGTGGTGGCCATCATGGAGGTGCCAAGAGAAGAGGTCTTCCGATATGGGATTATAGACGGTGTCCCGCTCGCGAGCGGCGACGGCCGGGTTCATGAAGTGAAAAACATGGTAGAGAAACCGCGCGTCGAAGACAGCCCTTCGAATCTGGCGATCATCGGCCGCTACATTCTGACACCGGCGATATTCGATTTGCTCGAGAAGACCGAACGTGGCGCGGGCGGCGAGATCCAGCTGACCGACGGCCTGAGGGACTTGCTGGGCAAGGAGCCCATCTTCGCCTACAAGTTCCGCGGCAAGCGTTACGATGCGGGCGAAAAGCTCGGCTTTCTCAAGACAACGGTGGAGTTTGCGCTCAAGAATGCGGAACTCGGCCCGGCCTTCCGTTCCTATCTGAAATCTCTGAACCTGAACGAACTTTGA
- the purD gene encoding phosphoribosylamine--glycine ligase has product MRILVVGSGGREHALVWKLRRSARVHEILCAPGNGGIEEVARCLQVSPLDQAGLLELAGRERVDLVLVGPEAPLAAGLADGLRTHGIAVLGPSQAAARLESSKVFAKEFMARHGIPTAGFTIHSQPQEALSRLASAEIRYPLVVKADGLAAGKGVVVARSREEARRAIESIMIERQFGAAGDRIVLEEFLEGKEASFIVFTDGDTILPAAAAQDHKAVYDHDMGPNTGGMGAYSTDTILGPELQNRILAGIVRPVIDAMQAEGAPFQGILYTGLMLTSAGPRVLEFNVRMGDPEGQVILPRLTSDFAELCEALCLERLNTYRAVWTDRPTVCVVLASEGYPGAYPKGKPISGLKMAEEDDRVVIFHSGTRHEGRALVTDGGRVLGVTALADDLSSAVMAAYEAVNRIYFEGMHYRRDIGAKGLIK; this is encoded by the coding sequence ATGCGGATCCTGGTAGTCGGCTCCGGGGGCAGGGAGCACGCGCTCGTCTGGAAACTGCGCCGGAGCGCGCGCGTGCATGAGATTCTCTGTGCCCCCGGCAATGGCGGCATCGAGGAGGTGGCGCGCTGCCTCCAGGTATCACCTCTGGATCAGGCCGGGTTGCTCGAGTTGGCCGGTCGCGAGCGCGTCGATCTGGTCCTGGTCGGCCCGGAAGCTCCGCTTGCGGCCGGCTTGGCCGACGGCTTGCGCACACATGGCATAGCGGTGTTGGGGCCGAGCCAGGCGGCGGCGCGTCTGGAATCGAGCAAGGTGTTCGCCAAAGAATTCATGGCTCGCCACGGCATCCCTACAGCCGGCTTCACCATTCATTCTCAGCCTCAGGAAGCTCTCTCACGGCTGGCTTCCGCCGAAATCCGTTACCCGCTCGTCGTCAAGGCCGACGGCCTCGCAGCGGGCAAAGGGGTTGTGGTGGCACGGAGCCGGGAAGAGGCGCGCCGGGCGATCGAGTCGATCATGATCGAGCGGCAGTTCGGCGCCGCCGGCGACAGGATCGTGCTGGAGGAATTTCTCGAAGGGAAGGAAGCCTCGTTTATCGTCTTTACCGATGGGGACACCATTCTCCCAGCTGCCGCTGCCCAGGATCACAAGGCTGTTTATGATCACGACATGGGGCCGAATACCGGCGGCATGGGGGCCTATTCCACCGATACCATCCTCGGACCCGAGCTGCAGAATCGGATTCTGGCGGGGATCGTCCGGCCGGTGATTGACGCGATGCAGGCTGAGGGAGCTCCGTTCCAGGGCATCCTCTATACCGGCTTGATGCTCACGAGCGCAGGACCACGCGTGCTCGAGTTCAACGTCCGCATGGGCGATCCGGAAGGACAGGTGATCCTGCCGCGGCTTACCAGCGATTTCGCCGAGCTGTGCGAAGCGCTGTGCCTGGAGCGGTTGAACACCTATCGGGCCGTTTGGACAGACCGGCCGACTGTGTGTGTGGTTCTTGCCTCGGAAGGCTATCCGGGCGCCTACCCGAAGGGGAAGCCGATCTCGGGCCTGAAAATGGCCGAGGAGGACGACCGCGTCGTGATATTTCACTCCGGCACGCGGCACGAGGGGAGAGCACTGGTGACCGATGGGGGACGCGTGTTGGGAGTGACTGCCCTGGCCGATGATCTGTCTTCTGCGGTGATGGCGGCTTACGAGGCGGTCAACAGGATATACTTCGAAGGCATGCATTACCGCCGCGACATCGGAGCTAAAGGCCTAATCAAATGA